GAACATAAAACTTTACGAATCATAAATCCTACAAAATATATGGTTGTCCAGGTGTTAATTAACGGCTCAGTTCGCGTATTCTCCACTCAATTAACACATTAAATGCTGCAGTGCGTCAGACGCATGTATATAAAGCTGCACGCTATAATTATAATCACTATTAACGTATAgggttatttcatttttatatttatacattttacttgctattttctttgctttctcttttcttcaattatttgattatacttataaaattatatatagataaatttatattactaaACATGATCCACACGATCCTCATGTTCACACATTttcaagaattataaaataatactaacTCATTGAATGcctaattttatcaaaaaataattttgcatgaacTGTAAATTTATacgtcaaatatttttataggtaaaattgaaataaaaaataagtttcaaaaatgtaaaaacacatactatacacattttattaaatatagttCTATTGCAAGTAATGAAGGAAAAAGTATGTCGTATAAATCCCCATTTGGAGATTATGAATGAGTTAGTTAACAAATTACATGCTGTCTTATATTATATTCTTTCTATTAAAAGCAAGGGAAACGTTCTCTAAGTAccgatataatttaaaattagactTATATAATCATTTAGCTCAGATCTAAGCTCCCTTAAGTGTTTTACCTCActgagtaaataaaaattttgataatgtCGCTTTTTACTAATCCTTACTTAAGTATTGTGTACTCTCATTTTTCCATCATTTTATACCTGATGTCGATTATGATTCATCCATTATAAGAAATCGTATAAGCAACGTATATAAAACAGAATATACGAGCGATTATGAACAATAACAATTCTTAAATAATATTGTAGGATGTTTATTTTTAAGCTGATTTATGTTGacttttaaatactttattttatttcatttatttattgcattttactattaatattaatattattaattgtacttattaattattaatagtattataaattattatttattattaatagtattaatactatgaattttataaatattgtagatataaaagaataattaagtTCCCATAAaagttacaattattatataaaatttgcaagttgtaCAATATTTTGTTCTTTACGAGTAAAAGTTTAACtagaataatataaataatttagtaaaaaaattcttttaattggAAAATGTTCTTTTCTTGAATTTTCTTCAGCTCTCTTTGAGATCGTTGGATCCTTCTTTCGGTCTCCTTTTTCACGATCCTTTGGAAGAACTTGAAGTAGACTCGACAGGAACATCGTTAATAATGAGCATACTCGATGCTATCGTTAATTTTTCaggtattttaatttcatatatataaacaattttcCTGTGTACATTACCGACCAAAGGTACAAATTCACATCATTGAAAGTTATATTCTATAACTCTGACTGCAAAACGttatttataattctttataattttgtaaagagcagataatttataatttaaagagaATATTCTGAATTGCGTCATTAGGATCAACTGCTTTGTTTTTCTGTTGTTACTGTAACTGTGTATTGCAACAATTATGTAATTAATTGTTCTACTCAGAAAtcaatacagggtgtctcacaactcgtgtaacctaacctaacgtcctctaccaccccttaaCCTCCTGGAACGGAGTGGTAgaggacgtgattctgaataagatttccctttgcaaaaatgaggtttgaagcttcgtttttgaattattaagcaaatatATCAATTCTTAATAGGCATCTTCCTTAggaactttttaatatttcattacataGAATAATAAGAGAATATATTACTTAATACGTTAAGACAATAAAGTAAaaggtaatttatattttattaacatagataCTTTCATTATATATTTAgtaaaatgataattttaatgTAGACGTAATATTTTCATTCGTGCAGTAATTTACAGaacataatttcaattttaatttctaattataatttacaaaaatatgtaatattctaACTCAGTATGTAATTACTGTACAAATTTTGatacataaaattatgaaatgtgtCAATTTGGATGATGGCTTTCTTCAAAGACTGAAACATTGGTTTCCTAATGAAATAACATTTgattatataatttcaaataaaaaaggagGCTCATAACACTctcattgttattaaatttataatattaataaaattatactttaattcataataaaattaaatataaacagTTAATCTCTTCCATTTATATATTCGTGTATCAAGATGTCAGTAAGGTTACAACATTGTAGGTCTTTAACTTAGAATTTTCTGTTCGTCAGAAATAATTtgcttttactatttttatcacTTAATATCGCAAACATAATTATCGCAAACTTGTCTTCCGAGTTTTTACTACTAACACGTGAAGATACTCTGAATCGTTCTCTATATTTATAGTAATCGTTTGCAGAAGATAATTATTTCGCGTACAACACCGAATATAATACAATAGACATCTTTTATTACTtccattctaaatttttattgaaaaaatctGCCACGTTTTTTGGTCGGTAATGTATCGAATTTTGCaattaaactttaatttatttGGACACTATATAAACAATTTACGTTACGTAAATTAATTCTTGTATTAACATTTTTGTAATATCTACGTTACATCTAGAAAATATGTTTCAAATGAAATTATTCTATCGAAATTTGATCGTAAATATTTAGTGTTAATATTCTTGTTTAATTTAGGTCTATTAATAGGACCGTTGTTGAAGAAATATTCTTACAGACAGGTAGCCTTTTTTGGATCTGTCTTGAGTTGTACTGGATTAATACTTACTTCAAGAGCTAACAGCATGATTCACATCGTTTGTACTTACAGTATTTTAGGAGGTATGCGTTCgaaaatattcatacaattttaaTCTATAATTTTCTATTCCATCTTcgatattttacattatttattatttactaaaacaacaagttttattttttaataaaaatctttcaggaatttaaaaaaaaagatcaGATATTTAGcacaaaaaatttattgattattcacagttcctttttattatttgtttttatttaaattctttaaattctttagatgttaataaaatacaattttaaagtgGTTCACaaacttatttatatttgtttacaaCACAAACTTTGTTTAGAaaaaaagattttatttattaaaatttatgtttattaacatttataataGGTTTAGGAACTGGATTAGCGATCGCATCAGCTTTCGTTGCGTTGAatacattttttgataaaaagaGAGGACAAGCTGTTGGTTTTTCTATGGCAGGCACAACTTTAGCTATGATGCTGGTACCACAGGTATGGACATTTCTGAATCACTTTGTTTTCCTTTCTAcgtatttttctttgttttcttaGTTTCTTTCCCGCGTACATACTATTTTCAATATATAAGAAacgaacaaaaatattgaactTATTAATGATACAAATGATTCGACCATCTTGCTCATAAATTATTGTCATAACGGTATAACATCCTGGTACAAAATcgcttaaaaataaatgtatatcgaatattgtttataatatgAACAACTATAATTTGTCcagtaatattaatgtatatttgttaacgagtatttttattattatcaaactttatataaggtgaagtggggtaagttcgtaaacggggcaagtgcgtatacagactatttttattacaatatgagcgaaatttcttcatttagtatgtttgtttccttgttttgtttcactgtatccccttttatatttcagctaagagtacttgtttgcagtatagagtacttgcataatgcagtaaaaagcattttatagcaggtttgttaacaattttgctgttgccccattgcacatgaaataaagtttcaaagtatttaacttcaagttacgctcttaccccattttcggggaaagtgcagagtaattgacattttaaacgatttcctatcaaaatcaaaatgtacaaggaaaattaaggtcctagttaatattaattaaatagtagtaattgtgcaaagcgttcgatatcgacagcgttaagtatttacatggcagactgaaaatacttgcgtttaaataccaactttataaaaaccagtctgcacttaccccacttcaccttacagcCTTCTTAAGTTTACAACATTCTTaattttgcattattttttttcttaaactctacaatttcttttttaataattacctATTATTTATCATACATATTTACTCTAATTATTTTTCCTTCCAAACAAAAGTTATCTCTTCTTGTATTGTAGGATTCATCTCTAAAAATCTTTAGTGTTCATTCACCCCAATGCATTTTATGTATGCAGCATTCTGTTactgattaaataattatattaatatatttataaaatcaattttcctGTTTTTGTGTAGTTAATACACATTCTTTTAAGTGCTTATGGATTCCGTGGAGCGATGTTGGTAATTGGAGGATGGGCGTTACATTCGGCTGTTGGTGCCTGCTTACTTCGTCCACTCGATGTTCGAGATGCAAAAGATATTAAAACGGTAACgtacaaataaaatacattcaTGAGTTTATTTCGAAAGTGGCCTAAATCAATGTATCAGTTATTTGTTGTTAACTGTAGTAACCTGTACCATTTGATGTTAACTGTCATAAAAACAATTTgctattaaatatttgttatattttgaaatcGAGCAATGCGCACATCATGTATTcatcataattttaaataagtttgAAGAATGTTTACGGATATTTTTTAGGGACTTCGTTgaaagtaaatataataatttataaattaggtatatttgcttaaaaattttatttcaaaattctgtcATAATGTAACAATTAAATAACAGTGTAAGTCTCTCTTCTTACGTTAGTATACATCAGATTAAATTTTCTGAAAATGACGTAGCTAATCAAATGAATCAGTCAAGAAAAAACATGGAGATATttataacacttgaaattaataCTGATCGTTACTCTTCAAATAAGAACAGGTCGGGATTAACTGTAATCACATTTTATGATATATACGCGTAATCGATACTGTTAATCTTTTACAATCTTAGCTGTatacttcaaattttctttacttATCTATTTCTTCAGATGTATTAGTAAATTTCTATCCAAGCAATACTATTGTACATAATTCttacactatactatacatataaatatctcTTTTATTACAAAACTTTATCTTGAAATAACAATGTCTCTAAATTAACTGCATcaagttataaaataatattcactcatcaaatttctatatttttacaatatcgaCATTTCATGTAAAAAGGTACCCAGATATAAATgaatcatttattttgaaagtagtgTAAGTCTATTTGCATGAATGTACATTAGTTTAGATTATAGTAGTTATTAAATCTTATCGACTTCagtgatttttaaatataccgAACACTTTTCTACATATCAAAATTGACCTCaattttcgagatattaaaGTACTTTTTAACGCTGCGTAAATTACTTCGAAGTCATCGAAATTAATAACATGTGctttaaaataaacaattacaaaaatgaGTAATCTCTAAATTAGTACATATTTAACAGAGTAGATAACAATAATGACATAAAAAGTTAAACCgtcaacaataaaaatattagaaatttaacaagtttcGTGAAACAGATAAGTTAGCGTACTCTTCGAACTGACAtggataaaaattatttaacagcgTTCTAATTCTATTTAGAACACGGAGCAAGCTATGTTATGGTGTCATTACATACGTATACACGCAACTacaaggtgtctcacaactagtgtatgaaatggggggtagctgacgtgattctgaataagatttccctttacaaaaatggggttggaagcttcgtttttccttaataattcaaaaattcccatcaTCATCATATTATAACGCAGAAACATGTCTGAGTTACGCTGAGACGTTGTACGCATGCTCGAAAACAaggcagaaaaatattatatgtatacgcTTACAATGATAGTACAGTAAAACCCTTATTAAGGGACACTTTTTAAGGGATACATAAAAACTAATTACGTCATCATTGTGGGTGCTTCGACTACTTTTTCTTTGATTactttctttgtaaaaatttactgggcatgtctatcttttacggtttaggactgcgcagggGGTCAAGATTTTTATGAGATAATCGCGGATCcaacaaattttcgaataaatCAAAATTACTTCAATTTAAAAACTAGTTATGTCATCGTTAAGAGTGCCTCATTAGACCTTTCttccaaatttatattataactgaTTAATTCcacgtgcatagcacggggcatTCCACTAGTTTCTATAATCAAATTACATATTGATCAATGAGTAAAAAAATAGCTGAGTCGATATAATTaacttatacatattttttcattgacatgtaattttctcaaaatagataaaaatggacttacaccactttcaaaatatacGATCCTCTTAAATACTATGATATAGTCATTTGTGAAAGCTTATATATGTAGGCTACACGTAAATTAATAGAACTCTTAACAAATAtcatgaaaatttcaataaactgaaacaaaaacgaaaataatacatttttacacCTGTACACATTGTTATAAAGTATTAAACTTTCCCCTAAAgtattaatcaaatttaattttaaacaaatctgAGGTCTCTAAATGGCAGCTTATTTATTCAGGACATAGATCCACCAGAAAGTGAAACATTGCTGAAAAAAAATGGCGACACTACGCTGAAGAAGATGGAGAACGGTGTAGAAGTTACAAAATACGACGTCATAAAGAATAAAACGAGTAAAGAAATCAGTAAACCAAAAGACAATTACATggagaaaataaaagaaactttcGACTTGGATTTGCTCAAAGATGGAGTATATCTGAATGTTGTTATCGGTTCGAGTCTTTATTACGTAGCTgagtcaaatttcaaattgatgaCGCCATTTTTTCTCTCCAGCATAGGTAAGTACCATTTTGAAACGTGAAACTGAAGATCTGTACCGTAGCAAGGGATGttattaagaaatattgaaattctcgtgAAAATTCATCGACTAatcgtttaaataaatttagaactttttGCTTGTGTTTGTTATTAATTGAAGGAGATTAAAATTCTCGTgacaattattatttgtttttatatttcattttctgaAACATTCCacagattttaatgaaatatgcgaataatcaattttatgtatttactgttctcttttcttctttctgtcttattttctatttaatgaATGATATATAGCTATAACAAATCGGCTTTTATaaatcaaaaattgattttattcaaatttcgaaGGTTACTCAATTTTTCTGCTTTCAGTAATTTCttagaaaacttgaaatgttTCGCAACTTCACCTCCATATAAAAATCGCAAAACCGGACGTGTATGAGAAAAATTGGCGTTTTACCatctttttatattattagtaaAGATCTGatgaatttctattatttaGCATCCTAGCTACGGCACACAGTGGAACGAAACCCGGGAAAACGCAATAAATGATCAAAAAGTCGATCGTggaatatttatttcaagtataataatatgtaGAGTAACAGAAAACATACTATGAAATCGCGAAATCActtgttatattataatatggAACAATGTAATGAATTTCGATATACTCGTGTtagataaattcccaaatacgaacttctattcatttatttatttattcacgtGTGGGTACATCAATTATAAATCTATGAACTTAATGCAGCATTACGCAATAGGTTTCACTGTTCCCGAAGCCCCTGGCGcaggaaattatcgaaattttgcTCTGTAATAGATACGACGTATAGAATCCACATACAgaggtaaaataattaaaactggAAAAAATAAATCATAACGTATCAAAATGCTATAAACTGGGTTAAGGATAGTTAAAATATCTGTTTAAgtaaaattttctatttatcaaaattgtattacaagaacgagttttatttaaaattgattacaaaGTGAATCTGTTAATGCACGACATAAAACACATAATTCATACAGAATACTAAACATGCCAAAAATATTCAGGCTACtaaaaaatgagaaatataCCGAGTGCAAGCAATAATAATATTGAGGACTCTGAAAACTGTAAGAAGCATTAACAGTAAGATGTGATTTACTTTCGATTGTACTTAGAATATCAGATACGGTTATGTATATAcattattatcataatatgatcGACATATGATAAATGCTTGTGCGTAAGCATTTTCGCGTATCTACACGTGCTACTTTACGTGAATGATGCTATCTCGTGAGCACGTGATCAATGTTCATATAGTAGAAACCGAATACTCACTTTTTAATCACTTATATCTTGAAAACGGAGCCTTCGATTGCAATATAATACAGGATTTATCGAGTTTCGTATTTGTACATCCAGTAACTACCCAATAGCATGTTTGTAACTATCTtggagggaatttggaattttggaaatttaggaatttgccaagattgtaatttgaaaatgaaagaatttgattcaataaataacaaattaaggagtttgaagatttaggactTTAAAGGTGtaaagattcggaaatttaggtacCACGTggttcaaaaatttaggaatttgtgattttgataatttaagggTAGGAAAATTCAGAACaaagggaatttaggaatttggaaatttttgaaatattaaaaaattgacaaatttaggaatttggaaacattggggaaatggaaaatcgggaaattagggaatggagaaattaagaaattgagaaattgggaaattggaacgttgggaaattgggagattgggatattGAGGaaataggaagttgggaaattggaagattgggagattggaagattgggagattgggagattgggaaattgagagattggaaaattgggaaattgggaaattaggaaattgggaaattgggaaattgggagattgagaaattgggaaattgcaaggcttgggaattggaacgttgggaaattgggagattgggaaattgggagattgagaaattgggaaattgcaaggcttgggaattggaacgttgggaaattgggagattgggaaattgggagattgggaaattgaggaaataggaagttgggaaattgaaagattgggagattggaagattgggagattggaagattgggagattgggagattgggaaattgagagattggaaaattgggaaattgggaaattaggaaattgggaaattgggaaattgggagattgagaaattgggaaattgcaaggcttgggaattggaacgttgggaaattgggagattgggaaattgggagattgagaaattgggaaattgcaaggcttgggaattggaacgttgggaaattgggagattgggaaattgggagattgggaaattgaggaaataggaagttgggaaattgaaagattgggagattggaagattgggagattgggaaattgggaaattgggagattggaaaattgggaaattaggaaattgggaaattgggaaattgggagattgagaaattgggaaattgcaaggcttgggaattgggagattgggaaactgggaaattgggaaattgggaaattgggaaattgggaaattgggagattggaaaattgggaaattggaaaattgggaaattgggaaattgggaaattgggaaattgggaaattgggaaattgggagattgggaaattgggaaattggaaaattaggaaattgggagattgaaaaattgggagattgcaaaattgggaaattgggaaattgggaaattcggaaattgggagattcgaaaattgggaaattgggaa
Above is a window of Megachile rotundata isolate GNS110a chromosome 1, iyMegRotu1, whole genome shotgun sequence DNA encoding:
- the LOC100875733 gene encoding monocarboxylate transporter 1 isoform X3, which gives rise to MVRLSGKQFDFGLLIGPLLKKYSYRQVAFFGSVLSCTGLILTSRANSMIHIVCTYSILGGLGTGLAIASAFVALNTFFDKKRGQAVGFSMAGTTLAMMLVPQLIHILLSAYGFRGAMLVIGGWALHSAVGACLLRPLDVRDAKDIKTDIDPPESETLLKKNGDTTLKKMENGVEVTKYDVIKNKTSKEISKPKDNYMEKIKETFDLDLLKDGVYLNVVIGSSLYYVAESNFKLMTPFFLSSIGMTNGEIASCLSITAFTDILARLILPTIFDRLGFKKRTVFWIFCMLVGIGRSIMAEQSKGITLIIIFVVIGFLRGATLVNLNLSVSECCSLKKLPSAFGIFMVSKGLFVVMMSPMIGYIRDVSESYAVCIHVMTSMIMVTFISWGFEFVYRSLKNRKSILSDKAKKEEVE
- the LOC100875733 gene encoding monocarboxylate transporter 1 isoform X1, translating into MMNPGEVKKKAPDGGWGWFVCLGSSLISLSLRSLDPSFGLLFHDPLEELEVDSTGTSLIMSILDAIVNFSGLLIGPLLKKYSYRQVAFFGSVLSCTGLILTSRANSMIHIVCTYSILGGLGTGLAIASAFVALNTFFDKKRGQAVGFSMAGTTLAMMLVPQLIHILLSAYGFRGAMLVIGGWALHSAVGACLLRPLDVRDAKDIKTDIDPPESETLLKKNGDTTLKKMENGVEVTKYDVIKNKTSKEISKPKDNYMEKIKETFDLDLLKDGVYLNVVIGSSLYYVAESNFKLMTPFFLSSIGMTNGEIASCLSITAFTDILARLILPTIFDRLGFKKRTVFWIFCMLVGIGRSIMAEQSKGITLIIIFVVIGFLRGATLVNLNLSVSECCSLKKLPSAFGIFMVSKGLFVVMMSPMIGYIRDVSESYAVCIHVMTSMIMVTFISWGFEFVYRSLKNRKSILSDKAKKEEVE
- the LOC100875733 gene encoding monocarboxylate transporter 2 isoform X2 gives rise to the protein MMNPGEVKKKAPDGGWGWFVCLGSSLISLSLRSLDPSFGLLFHDPLEELEVDSTGTSLIMSILDAIVNFSGLLIGPLLKKYSYRQVAFFGSVLSCTGLILTSRANSMIHIVCTYSILGGLGTGLAIASAFVALNTFFDKKRGQAVGFSMAGTTLAMMLVPQLIHILLSAYGFRGAMLVIGGWALHSAVGACLLRPLDVRDAKDIKTDIDPPESETLLKKNGDTTLKKMENGVEVTKYDVIKNKTSKEISKPKDNYMEKIKETFDLDLLKDGVYLNVVIGSSLYYVAESNFKLMTPFFLSSIVMAEQSKGITLIIIFVVIGFLRGATLVNLNLSVSECCSLKKLPSAFGIFMVSKGLFVVMMSPMIGYIRDVSESYAVCIHVMTSMIMVTFISWGFEFVYRSLKNRKSILSDKAKKEEVE